A section of the Tenrec ecaudatus isolate mTenEca1 chromosome 10, mTenEca1.hap1, whole genome shotgun sequence genome encodes:
- the DPM2 gene encoding dolichol phosphate-mannose biosynthesis regulatory protein isoform X2 yields the protein MATGTDQVVGLGLVAVSLVIFTYYTVWVILLPFIDSQHAIHKYFLPRAYAVGIPLAAGLLLLLLVGVFITYVMLKNQKVTRKVQ from the exons ATG GCCACGGGAACTGACCAGGTGGTGGGGCTCGGCCTCGTGGCGGTTAGCCTAGTCATCTTCACGTACTACACCGTGTGGGTGATCCTCCTG CCATTCATCGACAGCCAGCATGCCATCCACAAGTACTTCCTGCCCCGAGCCTATGCTGTTGGCATCCCACTGGCTGCAGGCCTCTTGCTGCTCCTGCTTGTAG GAGTGTTCATCACTTACGTGATGCTGAAGAACCAGAAGGTGACCAGAAAGGTTCAGTAA
- the DPM2 gene encoding dolichol phosphate-mannose biosynthesis regulatory protein isoform X1: protein MATGTDQVVGLGLVAVSLVIFTYYTVWVILLPFIDSQHAIHKYFLPRAYAVGIPLAAGLLLLLLVDCKPISPPHSSFPRAYWTLK, encoded by the exons ATG GCCACGGGAACTGACCAGGTGGTGGGGCTCGGCCTCGTGGCGGTTAGCCTAGTCATCTTCACGTACTACACCGTGTGGGTGATCCTCCTG CCATTCATCGACAGCCAGCATGCCATCCACAAGTACTTCCTGCCCCGAGCCTATGCTGTTGGCATCCCACTGGCTGCAGGCCTCTTGCTGCTCCTGCTTGTAG ACTGCAAGCCCATCAGTCCTCCCCACTCCAGTTTTCCCCGAGCTTATTGGACTCTAAAGTGA